CCTATACTTCTCATTAATAAATCTATTGGGCGGTGCATTTCAATAAATGTTGTCCCTGAAATCTTGTACCCAATTGGAAAAAAAATTAGATCGAAAACACCAGATGCACCCATTAATGCAGGCAAGGTTATAACAAAAAGCATTGCATTTTTTAACACATTGAAAAATGGGTGTAGAGGTTTTATACTAGTACTCTTTTTTGCAGGTACAAAGTAGGTTATCAGAAAAAACCAAACCTAAAATACCTGATAGACCGTAAAAACCTATATATTTTATCCAATCATCTTTTAAGCTTATCCAATTGGAAGGGATAGTATCGGGCGTCCAATCTACCATTTGGGCAGCAATCGGATAAGCATATTGTATCACAATAAATACCCCAACACAATTTGCCAACAATGAAAGAACCGCAAACAATCCTTTTATTTTCTGTTTGTCTTTAAAAAATAAAACGATTTGAACGATGAGAAAAACGGCTGGAATGAGGTCTAAAATAATAAGTCCTTTTGGGTGCACATAATGTTCTGTAATATTAAACCAATCTAAAAATGATGTAATAGATGTTGATCCTTTAAATATATCTTGGCCATTATATCCATTCGATGCAGATATCCCTACAAGAATAGTAGTAATGAATAGGAAAGTATTTTTGAACATAATATTTAATTTTAAAAATTGATAACTATTTTTGAATTCTTGGCACTAACAATTGTATTGACGAAATATATTGCCAGTTGTCAGTTTGCAGCATAGTCTTGAGTTTCCGTCCTGGACAAAAATCTTCAATCACTACTTTTTCAAAGTCAGGATTGTCTCTGTAAATAAAATCAACACGCTCTCCGTCAACAGTTATTTTGTCTGTCTCCTTGCAACCAACAATTGTTACAATCAATTGTTTGATATTTCGCCCTTCATTTTAAACTTCTTTGTCATACGAGTAATTGCCCACAGTCGGGTCGCGCAGGGGAGTTTCACCCCAGCGTTACCACGGAACCGTATCTCGTAGAAAAAACGGGACAGGTAGTGAAAGTCCCCCTTCCCAGTCAACCTTTACAGGGGCTCTTCCTGTTCAGTCACAATGGGAAAGAACCCATAAGATAAGAAGTAGAATATCTTTCAGAAACCTGGATGACCTATTGCACAACCAGCTTGGCTGATTGCAGCCAGCGTCCTGACTGATCGATCAAACGTATCACATAGACCCCGCCGGATAATCCATCCCTGTCGATCCGGACAATGGATTCCCTGACGTTTTCATAACGTTTGACCTCCCTGCCTGTGAGATCAAAAATTACCAGTGAATTCGATCCAGTGAGTTGATCCATTCTAACCGATACCTGGGTAAAGGAATTCATAGGGTTTGGGGAAAGGCTGATAACCGGGCGCTTACCAGCTTCGGGTATTTCAGGAACTTCCACATAAAAATTAGGTTCACCGGGTGTGCCATGCGGTGTATAGGAAGCTTTCCAGCTGCTGGCCAGCGCATTATCGAGCGTGGGATTAATCAGCTCCAGTGTAGGTCCATTGCCATCAGGCTCTATTGGCCATGGGTCAGTGTCGTTATAATTCACTGTATCGATCATCAGCACATCAGGATTATAAATCCGGATTAATTCCCCGTTTCCGCTTAAACCAAAACCTGTCGGACCTACTCTGTTTTCAACACCGGGAAATAATGCATCAAATGCTGTAACATCGGTACAGAGAACCAGGTATCCAAAAGCTGGCATCACAGTTCCTTGTGGAAGTGCATATGAATGTAAGTCATCTTCATCTTTAAAAACCCAACCTGAAACATCAACGGTATAGGATTGGGGATTATATATTTCTACTCAGTCCCCCGGATCAAAATCAGGACTTGAATTATAGTTTATCTCATTGATTACCAGCGTATCATTTTTTGTACGTGGGACAAACACCGCGGTAATGACATCATTGGTAAGCAGCTGGAGTTTGACTAAAGTAGCAGTATCTGAAGGCTGCAAAATATGATTATTCAACTCCCAATGGTCGAACTTATAGGTGGGGTCTACTTCGATGGATTTAAGCAGCACATCAATTCCACCATAATAGAAACCTTCCCAGGGATAGGATTCCGGAGTAATGGAATTCACCTGAATCTTTCCCTTCAGGGCAGGCTCCACATTTAGGGTAACAGGATATGGGCCTGTAAGGTTATAGCATTCAAGCAGACCATCTTTCACAACATTGTAGCGAGTGTTGATAAAATCCCTCACCTTTTGAACATTCTCCTGCCATTCATCCAGCGATCCTCCCCATCGGGTGCAATGTTTTGGAATTTCGGGCTCTATCATAGCGGCCATACTATCAAGCAGAGGGATCATGAACGAAGGTTTAAACCCGGTATTCATCAAATCGATATACCTGCTTACATAATACTGGTTGAAAGTAGGATTCATTCTAAGCCGGTTCAGGATATCAATATGACCCTCAGGATCTTGCGTGATACCCTCCTGGAAACAAGGTGTAGCTGTTGGCAATTGGGTTGGAACTCCTGTGTAATTAATGTAATGATTGAAAGTAGCATCTTCATCCCATAAGATATATCCCCACTTCTTGTGGGTACCTGTTGAATCCATTCCTCTCCACCATCCCACATTCCAGTTGATCCAATCACTACATACCACATAAGAATTGATGATCACATAATCGGCCAGACTGGTATAATCATACTGACTGGCTACATAATCAAACTTTTCAGGGG
This region of Bacteroidales bacterium genomic DNA includes:
- a CDS encoding T9SS type A sorting domain-containing protein, whose translation is MPAFGYLVLCTDVTAFDALFPGVENRVGPTGFGLSGNGELIRIYNPDVLMIDTVNYNDTDPWPIEPDGNGPTLELINPTLDNALASSWKASYTPHGTPGEPNFYVEVPEIPEAGKRPVISLSPNPMNSFTQVSVRMDQLTGSNSLVIFDLTGREVKRYENVRESIVRIDRDGLSGGVYVIRLIDQSGRWLQSAKLVVQ